The Oncorhynchus masou masou isolate Uvic2021 chromosome 6, UVic_Omas_1.1, whole genome shotgun sequence genome has a window encoding:
- the LOC135542708 gene encoding probable cationic amino acid transporter, with amino-acid sequence MSGLSGKLQRVQWRAGWHSFTSRVLRTKPVESMLDSGTGGTSSHGTKLARVLSTVDLVSLGVGSCVGTGMYVVSGLVAKEMAGPGVIVSFIIAAVASILSGVCYAEFGVRVPKTTGSAYTYSYVTVGECVAFFIGWNLILEYLIGTAAGASALSSMADSLANKSISTFMTTHIGTLNGLGKGEQSYPDLLALLIAVIVTVIVALGVKNSVGFNNVLNVINLMVWVFMMVAGLFFVNGHNWDDGRFLPFGWSGVMQGAATCFYAFIGFDIIATTGEEAKSPNTSIPYAITVSLITCLTAYVSVSVILTLMVPYTEIDADAPLMEMFAVHGCYFAKYIVAVGSVAGLSVSLLGSLFPMPRVIYAMAGDGLLFRFLAHVSPYTETPAVACVVSGCLAALLSLLVSLRDLIEMMSIGTLLAYTLVSVCVLLLRYQPESDIHGFVNFLSEEQSNKKKEGVLAECEKEVCSPISEVDDYGGPQTNTCGAKNLPSLGDNEMLIGKPDKTTYTASHPNYGTVDMGSGIESEESEGGMSWRLKKLIGPRYYTMRIRLGLPGKMDRPTPATGKTVTVCVLLLFLVVFIFNSFIIFGAASIGDGSWWALLLLIFLVIFMALLIVIILQQPENPKRLPYMAPAVPWVPAAAMLVNSYLMLKLSAITWIRFAVWCFLGILIYFGYGIWNSTLEIRSREQEVHASTYQRYDGHHAGVDDGFSGFSVDDDLYPPSNNDPWAAPDGVDGSGLVPPKADDDDWTDPKGGAKRALAEEDPMDF; translated from the exons ATGTCAGGTCTGAGTGGTAAGCTGCAGCGTGTCCAGTGGCGGGCAGGATGGCACTCCTTCACCTCCAGAGTCCTCAGGACCAAACCAGTAGAGAGCATGTTGGACTCTGGGACAG gtggtACCAGCAGCCATGGCACCAAACTAGCGAGGGTGTTGTCCACGGTAGACCTGGTGTCACTAGGGGTGGGAAGCTGCGTTGGCACAGGGATGTACGTGGTCTCTGGGCTGGTTGCTAAGGAGATGGCCGGACCTGGCGTCATCGTCTCCTTCATCATCGCTGCTGTCGCCTCTATACtgtcag GAGTGTGTTATGCTGAATTTGGGGTTCGCGTTCCCAAGACAACAGGCTCAGCCTACACCTACAGCTACGTGACAGTGGGGGAGTGTGTGGCCTTTTTCATTGGCTGGAACCTGATTCTGGAGTACTTGATTGGCACAGCCGCGGGGGCGTCGGCTCTCAGCAGCATGGCGGACTCACTAGCCAATAAAAGCATCTCTACGTTTATGACTACACACATCGGAACACTCAACGGCCTGg GTAAAGGAGAGCAGTCGTACCCAGACCTCCTGGCCCTGCTGATAGCAGTAATAGTGACAGTGATCGTGGCCCTTGGGGTGAAGAACTCAGTAGGGTTTAATAATGTGTTGAATGTGATCAACCTGATGGTGTGGGTCTTCATGATGGTGGCCGGACTCTTCTTCGTCAACGGACACAACTGGGACGATGGAAGGTTCTTACCCTTCGGGTGGTCAGGG GTGATGCAGGGAGCAGCAACATGTTTCTATGCCTTCATAGGGTTTGACATAATCGCTACTACAGGAGAGGAAGCCAAGAGTCCCAACACCTCTATACCCTATGCTATTACTGTTTCCCTCATCACCTGCCTTACTGCATACGTctct gTATCAGTGATTCTGACTCTGATGGTTCCCTATACAGAGATTGATGCAGACGCTCCTCTGATGGAGATGTTTGCTGTACATGGCTGTTATTTTGCTAAGTACATAGTAGCAGTAGGCTCTGTAGctggcctgtctgtcagtctcctgGGCTCTCTGTTCCCCATGCCACGAGTAATCTACGCTATGGCTGGAGACGGACTGCTGTTCAG gttcCTGGCCcatgtgtctccctacactgaGACTCCAGCGGTGGCATGTgttgtgtctggctgtctggctgccctcctctctctcctcgtctccctaCGAGATCTCATAGAGATGATGTCCATAGGAACACTACTGGCTTACACACTg gttagtgtgtgtgtgttgttgctaCGCTACCAGCCAGAATCAGACATCCACGGCTTTGTGAACTTCCTGTCTGAGGAGCAGTCCAATAAGAAGAAGGAGGGCGTGTTAGCTGAGTGTGAGAAGGAAGTGTGTTCTCCAATCAGTGAAGTAGATGACTACGGAGGACCTCAAACTAACACCTGTGGAGCGAAGAATCTCCCCTCGCtag GCGACAACGAGATGCTGATTGGTAAGCCAGATAAAACCACTTACACTGCCAGCCACCCGAACTACGGCACCGTCGACATGGGCTCCGGCATCGAATCAGAAGAGTCGGAGGGCGGGATGTCGTGGAGGCTGAAGAAGCTGATTGGTCCGCGGTACTACACCATGAGGATCCGATTGGGCCTGCCTGGGAAGATGGACCGGCCCACTCCGGCAACGGGAAAGACAGTTActgtctgtgtcctcctcctcttccttgtcGTATTCATCTTCAACTCCTTCATCATCTTCG GAGCGGCCAGCATCGGTGATGGCAGCTGGTGGGCTCTTCTCCTGCTGATCTTCCTGGTCATCTTCATGGCCCTCCTCATCGTCATCATCCTGCAGCAGCCAGAGAACCCGAAGCGACTGCCCTACATGGCTCCGGCTGTTCCCTGGGTTCCTGCTGCTGCCATGCTGGTCAACAGCTACCTGATGTTAAAACTGTCTGCCATCACCTGGATACGCTTTGCTGTCTGGTGTTTCCTAG GTATCCTGATCTACTTTGGTTATGGGATATGGAACAGTACTTTGGAGATCAGGTCCAGGGAGCAGGAGGTCCATGCGTCAACATACCAGCGCTACGATGGTCACCATGCCGGAGTGGACGACGGCTTCTCAGGCTTCAGCGTTGACGACGACCTCTACCCCCCTAGCAACAACGACCCCTGGGCCGCACCAGACGGTGTTGACGGGTCAGGGCTGGTACCCCCCAaggctgatgatgatgattggaCGGATCCAAAGGGAGGAGCTAAGAGAGCGCTAGCGGAGGAGGACCCAATGGATTTCTGA